The sequence TCGATGGGCTGCTCGAGACCGATTAGCTTACTGATGCGATCCAGCTCTTTTCTAACCCAGTCTGATTCAAGGTTATAGCTTTTGCCATCGGAGGCCGCTGTTAGCAATATGCCAACCGTTGGCTTTTGGTTTTGGTAGATGTCATTGGGTTTGTAGTAGTTCACAAATGCCATGGTTTGATTTGGTTGTCTAAAACTTGTCAGTGATTTATGAAGCTCATTGGCATCATCGGGCATCACAACAGAGTGGGTTACGGTTCCTTCGGGCAGTGGCTTAGAGAGCACGGCATAGATTGCAACCCCAGAACAACTCCTGCGCTTCGCAATCTTGCTTGGGCGCTCTCTGATGAGTGAGTTCGTCATGGCGTCATCAAGTGAGCTGACGATAATATCTGCACGGTATCTACCAAGGGTTGTGGTGACCATGCCCTGAGCAATCTTTGTGACCGGCTCGTTTAGCCTTATTTCGACCCCGGCTGCTTTAGCAATCCTTGCTAATAGCTGGGCAATCATGTTCATGCCGCCCTTGGGAACCCTGATTCCCTCGTGAGCCATGATTGCGGTGATGGTCGCAAACAGGGCAAGGGTGTCTTTGGGGGCAACACCTGCATTGAGGGTGTGGATGGCAATGATCTCCTTGAGATCTTTATCCATCCAGCTAAGTGAGTTTATATAGCTTTGGGCGTTGAGGTTGACCCCATAGACCTTTAGTAGTTTGCCTAATGCGGGCAGAGTGCTTAGGTCATTGGGTGAGCTGGTTAGAAGTTTGAGAATCGCAGCACTTAGATCCGAGTGCGAGCTCTCAAACTTTTTCCAATCTTCGGCAAAGGGCTGACCCTCAAGAATTGGCAGGGTGACCTCAAGGTCCTTATAAAAGTATTTGCCAACCTCGGCTAAAGCCAAAAGCTCGGGCATATCGGTTTTTGTTTTGGTGCCGAGGTTGTCATAGGTCTCTAGAATCTGCCCTAAGACCTCGGGGAAGGTTAGAAGCGAGGGACCAGTATCAATAATCTGACCACCAAGCTCTATTCTTCGGCTCTTGCCACCGATCCAGGAGTTGGCTTCTAGAAGAATTACCGGGCTGCCGGCCTTGGCTATCAGAGCGGCGCTCGCAAGACCCGAGAGCCCGGCTCCGATAACTACGACTTGTCTAGGCATTTAGTACCAACCCATCGAGATTGCAAAAACCAGTTGAACCCCCGCCACGGTCCCTGCGACATAAGGAAACGCAATTGAGTACTTATATAAAGAATGAGCTTTTTCGGGAGTGGGGGTTTTATAAACCCCCCAAACCAATAAGAATGCCAAGACGGCATTGGCTATCGCCACTGGAATATTCACTATCGCAAAACAGATGGTTGACACCGACCACCAAATGCCGGACCAAACGGCTGTCTTTTTTGCGCCGAGGTGAACTGCGGTGGTGATGATGCCGGTGTCGCTGTCTTGTGGAATGTCTTGAATCGCGTCATAAGCGTGCTTGGCAATCGACCAAGCCATTAAGCCGATAACCGCCCACCACACTGGCTCAACACCCAGTGCCAGTGGCACAAATGCCAGTGGGAAGGCGTAGTCGGTGTTTGAAAAAGCGTCCAGGTATTTTCGAGCTTTGAATCTTAAGGGCGGTGCCGAATAAAACAGGAAAAACAGTGAATAGGCCAGCATCCATAAAACTGCAGCCAGTGGCAGGGTGATTGCGAAGTAGATCAAGAAGGGAACATTGGTTGCGATTACTGCAATCCAAATCGGCTTTACCTCTTTGGGGGAGATGTGAGCACCTTCATAACCGCCCTTACGGGCGTTTATGTTGTCGGTTTCTTGGTCAAAGATGTCGTTGATGCCGTAGATCAAAAGATTAAAGGGGAAGGTCACCCAAATCAGGATTGGCAGCATGCGCCAATCCCAGATAAAACCGGCCAGCCACATGCCCATGACACTCGTGCCAATGGTGTTGACCCAAAGCACGGGCCGAGAGATTATGAATAGGCGTTTTAGCACTTAGTAAGCCTAAACGAACTTATCCACAGATTTGGTTTTAGCCAAGACGGACTAACTGGACTAACTTGTAGTTTATGGAGAACATATTCAACATGCACCAAGCGAAGACTCAGTTTTCCAAGCTCGCCAAAAGAGTGGGAGAAGGAGAAGAAATCTTAATAGCGAGAAACGGAGTTCCAATTATGAAGCTTGTCAAGTTCGAACCGGCTGAAGCACCTGAGCGGGACTTCAGCAGCCTAAAAGGGCTGATTTCCGAAGTGTCGGATGAGGAGTGGGCAGCCATGGACAAAGAGATTCTCTCGATGTGGAAGTATTCGGAATCCCTAGATGACAACTGAGTACTTACTAGACACTCAGGTGCTGGTTTGGCTCTCAAGCGACAAGAAGCGAATTGGCCGGGAAACCGCCAGAATTTTGGGACGGGCAAAGCTGAGCTATTCAGCCGTCTCTGTGGCTGAGCTAGCAATGAAAGCGTCGCTTAATAAACTGCGGTTCGATGAAAAAGCGATAGACCAGTGGCACTCCCAAGGACTTGCTTGCCTCCCCTTTGAAAATAAGGCCGCAATGGCTTTTAGTGATTTTTCGAGGGATTGGGTTCCTGACCCCTTTGATCGTATGATCATGGCAGCGGCCACTGCTAATAATAAAAAATTAATTACTTCGGATAGCAGGATCCTTGCCATGGGTTTTGATTGGGTGCTTGACGCCACAACCTAGACTTACACAAGTGGAAATCAAACAGGTAAAACCAAGGACCGAGGGCTGGACCCAGAAGCTCGACGAAAAGGGCAAACCGCTCTTGCAGTTTGCCGAAGTCAAGCGCGGCAAACCCCCGCTTCACCTAGCGGATCTGACGTTAGCTGAGCGCACCGAGCGGATCAAAGAACTTGGTATCCCAGGCTTTAGGGCCAAGCAGCTCTCCACCCACTACTTCACCCACTACACCGCCAACCCAGAGCACATGACCGACCTTCCAAAAGAAGGTCGGGAAGAGTTGGTGGCCCAGGTGCTGCCGCCGATGTTAGTTGAAGTCAAAAGACTGCAAACCGATAATGGCGACACCATTAAGTTTTTGTGGAGACTCTTTGATGGGGCTCTGGTCGAGTCAGTTCTGATGCGCTACCCGGGAAGAATCACACTTTGTGTTTCCTCGCAAGCCGGTTGCGGCATGAACTGTCCTTTTTGTGCAACTGGTCAAGCCGGCCTCACCAGAAACATGTCCTCGGCTGAGATTATTGATCAGATCGTGCAAGCCAATCGGGTTATTGCCGATGGCGAACTGGGGGGTAAGCGCAAAGCCGGTTCCGAAGGCCCGGAGCGAGTTTCCAACATTGTGTTTATGGGGATGGGCGAGCCATTAGCCAACTACGCCAAGGTGGTTTCGGCACTCCGCACGATGGTCGAACCGCAACCCAATGGTTTGGGTATGTCAGCTAGAAACATCACGGTCTCTACCGTTGGTTTAGTGCCTGCAATAAAAAAGCTCACCGAAGAGGGCATCCCAGTTACTTTTGCTCTTTCTCTGCACGCCCCAGATGACCACTTGCGGGACGAGCTGATTCCAGTGAACTCGAAGTGGAAGGTCGATGAAGCACTAGATGCAGCTAAGGCCTACTTTGATAAAACCGGCAGAAGAGTGTCTATCGAATATGCGCTCATAAAAGACATGAACGACCACGGCTGGCGAGCCGAGTTGTTGGCCAAGAAGCTAAATGATCGAGGTAAGGGCTGGGTTCATGTGAACCCAATTCCACTGAACCCGACCCCGGGTTCAGTCTGGACAGCTTCTACTAGAGAAATCACCGACATATTTATTGACCGGCTCGAAGCCGCCGGCATCCCCACCACCTTGCGCGATACTCGCGGCAAGGAGATCGATGGGGCTTGCGGCCAGTTGGCTGCGGCTGACTGAGCCCTGGCAAATGCAAACGCAGTTGTAGTGTGAAACCTGCTATTTTGGATTTTTTATTTCGCTCATCAGAGAACTCCAACTCGCATTTGCCTGGCGGCAGCACTTAGCCTTGAGTTATGCAAAACATAAAATTTGGCCTTGGCACCTTTGGAGATATGTCCCTGGATGATCAGGGCAACCCGGAATCGTTTGGGCAGGTGCTTCGCAATGTGGTTGAGCAAGCCAAGCTTGCTGATGAATTGGGGTTAGATACCTTTGTGATCGGTGAGCACCACCGAGATGACTACTCGGTTTCTGCCCCTGACACTCTCTTGGCAGCAATTGCGAGTGTGACAAAGAACATAAAGCTCTCCACCGGCGTCACTGTTTTATCTTCAGAGGACCCGGTGCGGGTGTATCAGCGCTTTGCGACCATCCAGGCGATATCTAATGGCAGGGCGCAGATAACAGCTGGCCGAGGCTCGTTCATCGAGTCGTTTCCGCTGTTTGGCTTTGAACTAAGCGACTATGCCGATTTATTTGAGGAGAAGCTCGAGCTTTTATTGGAGTTACTAAAAGAGCAGCCTGTTACTTGGTCCGGGAATCACACCCCGAGTTTCAGAAACCAAGAGGTCTACCCGAAGACCGAAACCCCAATCCCGCTTCATGTTGGGGTTGGCGGGTCACCAGAGTCGGTGATCAGGGCTGCTCGATTGGGTGTTCCAATGGCGCTTGCCATCATTGGCGGCGACCCAGCGAGATTCGCACCATTTGCCAATCTTTATCGGCAAAAATTGGCCGAGTTAGGGAAAGCAGAATTGCCGATCTCGATTCACTCTCCTGGTTTTGTAGCAGAAAGCGATGAATCGGCCATCGAGACCCAGTGGCCGCATCACGAAGTGGCTTTTGGCCGAGTGGGCGAAGAGCGCGGTTGGCCACCAATCACCAAGGAGCACTTTTTGGCTGAGGTTCGCGGCGGGTCTTTATATGTTGGCTCCCCGGAGACTGTTGCCAACAAGATTGCTTATGCGATTACCAGCCTTGGGGCTACCGGGTTTGATTTGAAATATTCCACCGGGCCAATGCCGCACTCAAAGCTGATGCGGTGCATTGAGCTGTATGCAACTCAGGTGGTTCCCAGGGTGAAGAATTTGCTAAAAATATAGCTAAAATCCTGTAAATTACTGGCCTGCAGGAGATTCACCTTTGTATTTGGCTGAAGCCAAAATGTTCGTGAATGTTCAGAAATGTTCGTTTGTGATTATTTCGTTATCAAACTGGCGTTCTTGGGGCTAAACTCCCAACTAGTCTGGTCACATTCATTCGTTTTTTCATAGGAGGTTCAATGTTGAACAAGATTGCAGGTCACCAAGTTGACCGTCGTCTTCTGCTAAAAGGTGCTGCAGCCGGTGGTTTAGGTGTCGCAGGAGCAACAATGTTGGCTGGCTGTGCGCCGGCTGCATCAGGCCCAATGTCATTCGGTGCTCGCACCGTTGACGAATCCCCAACAAAGCAGTTGGAAGCTCTAGTAGCTGCTTACACTGCAAAGTCGGGTAACGAGGTTTCTTATAACGCAACCGAGTCAAACGCTTTCCAGAACAACCTTTCTCAGTACCTTCAGGGAACTCCGGACGACTGCTTCCAGTGGATGGCCGGATTCCGAATGCAGTTCTTTGCAGAGCAGGGTTTGTTGGAGGATGTTTCAGATGTCTGGAATGACATCGGAAGCCAGTACTCGGACAGCTACAAGATCGCCTCTACAGGCCTAGATGGCAAGCAGTACTTCGTGCCACAGAGCTGGTACCCATGGGGTCTGCACTTCCGCAAGTCCATGATGTCCGAAATCGGCATGAAGCCAGAAGACCTTTATAACTGGGATGACTTCATGGGAGCTCTAGAAGAGCTCAAGGGCCAGGGCTTAGTGCCACTTGCAGCTGCCGACAAAGGTGGCTGGGAAGCAATGGGTACTTTCGACATTCTGAACGCTCGTCTAAACGGTTACCAATTCCACGTTGACCTTTTGGCTGGCCGCGAGAAGTGGACCGATGACAGGGTTAAGGAGGTCTTCCGTCACTGGGAGATGCTGCTTCCTTACCAGAACACCAACGTTCTAGACCTCGAGTGGGATGGCGCTATGCAGCTATTGCTGCAGAAGCAGGCCGGATTCTTCCTAATGGGCTCATGGTTCGGTGGCAACTTCAAGGAGCAGTCAGATGCTGACTACGAAGACCTAATGATCATTCCTTGGCCAGAGATGAACCCTGACCACGCTCGCGACACCATCGATGCCCCACTTGATGGCTTCTGCGTAGCATCAAACGGTGGTAACCCATCCGTTGGTAAGGACTTCATCAAGTTCGCAGGTGACATGGAAGGTGTTCAGGCAATGCTAGACACCGGTGTTCCAATGACCAGTGCGAATAAGGGTCAGGACACCTCAACCTACGACGCATTCCAGTTGGCTCAGCTAGCTGTTATGGATGAGGCCAAGTACATCACCCAATTCCTAGACCGCGACACCCGTCCGGATTTTGCTACCCCAGCTATTGGGCCAGCATTCCAGGCTTGGTTCAAGGACCCATCCTCTACAGACTCGATTCTCGATTCCCTGCAGAGCCAGTGGGACGCACTTCCTCCGCTATAAGCGGTCGGTAAGTGGGAAACTGAATTAATTATGGCTACGATGACGGACAGACCTAAGAAATCTGTCCGTCGTCGTAACTTTTCAGGCAGAGACAAAGTAACCCTCGGCTTCTTCATAGGCATTCCGACATTTTTACACGTAGCTCTTGTTTGGTTCCCGGCATTCGCCACCATTTTGCTCTCCTTTACCTATTGGACAGGTATTCGAATTGAGGACATTACTTGGGCGGGGCTTGACAACTACGAAAACATCTTTTTCAACACTCCAATTTTTTGGGACGCGCTTCGGGTCAACGTAATTTGGCTCTTCTGGTTTGCACTTATTGCCACCCCACTGGGTATCTTGCTGGCCTACCAGATTGACCGCGAGATACGTGGGCACAAGTTTTACCAGACCGCTTATTACCTACCAGTAGTTTTATCGCTAGCTGTGATTGGTGTTATCTGGAACTTCCTATTGCGCCCAGACGGCTTTGTGAATGGAGCCTTAGGGCTTCCGATTAGCGAGTCGGTTTCATTTTTTGGTGATGATCGCTACAACATCTGGGTAATTCTGATCATGGCGTCTTGGCGTCACATCGGTTACATCATGCTTTTGTATTTAGCTGGTCTCAAGGCAGTGGATATGGCGCTTCGCGAGGCGGCATCTATTGATGGCGCTACCGAGTGGCAGACCTTCCGCAAGGTGGTATTCCCTGCGATGCAGCCGGTGAACATCATCGTTATTGTGATCACGATTGTTGAATCTTTGCGAGCCTTCGACTTGATATATATCATTTATGGTGGCTCGGGTGGTTTGCCGATTCTTGGTGTGCTGGTGTTCCAGAACATCGCCGGTGAAGGCGCTTCAATGAAGGGCGCCGCCTACGCGGTTATTTTGTTCTTGTTATCAATTGTTCCGATCATCGCCTATTTGAGGCAGCAGTTTAGGGAGGATGTGAAGTAATGACCGCCACCCTGGAACCCATCGACGAAAAAGCAGTCTTCCAAAAACGCCGCAACACTCAAAAGATTAAAGATCGCTTTATCTCCGGTTTTATCGGTATATTCGCGCTGGTTTGGTTGTTCCCGATTTTGTGGACCATGTACTCCTCGCTGAGGCCCTACGCCGAGATTCGCGCCAATGGCATTTTCTCTTTTCCAAAGGTGCTCAACCTAGATAACTATGTTGAGGCAATCAGCCGCATGGAGCTTCCGACATATTTCTTCAACACCGCTTTGATTACGTTGCCATCGGTATTTTTGATCTTGCTTTTGGGTTCGGTGATGGCGTTTATCGTCACCAGGTATTCCTTCAAATTCAACGTAGCGATGCTGCTTTTGTTCACGGCCGGCAACCTGTTGCCCGCGCAGCTAGTGTTTATCCCGGTCTTCAAGATGTATTTGGCAATCGGTGACCTGGTTGGTGACCGCAGGATTCTTTATGATTCTCCACTTGGTGTGATTCTGATTCACGTTGCCTTCCAGATGGGTTTTGCCACCTTCGTATTGAGCTCTTATATGAAGACCATTCCAAAAGAAATCTCCGAGTCCGCACAGATTGATGGCGCTTCGGTATTCACCCACTTCTTCAGGGTCATGTTGCCTCTACTTAGGCCGCCACTAGCATCGCTTGGCGTGCTAATGACCACCTGGATCTACAACGACTTCTTCTGGGCGCTGGTCCTGATGTCAACCGACAAGAAGCGACCCATCACTTCGGCCTTGGGTCGATTGCAGGGTGAGTTTGTTACCGACTACAACCTATTGGCAGCCGGCGCGATGATCGCAGCTCTTCCGACGCTGATTGTGTTCTTCGTCTTGAGAAAGCAGTTTGTCTCAGGCCTTACCCTTGGTGCAACCAAGGGTTAGTTACTCACCCTTTTTCTAGCTGCTAAAAAACCCTTTTGGGGTCGGCATTTGCTAGTTTGAGATTAGAACCGAGTCATAACCCCGGAGCACAAATGTCATTCTTCTAACCGGCTCTTGCACGAGTTTTAGGTTTGGGAATGCTTCGATGAGCATCGGTAACGATGTGGTCATCTCCATGCGCGCCAGCGGCGCGCCAATGCAGAAGTGAATTCCGGCGCCAAAGCCGATATGGGGATTTGGGTGCCTCGAAAGATTCAACTGGTCGGCGTCTTCAAAGATGCTCTCATCGCGGTTCGCTGAGCCCAGTAGCGAAGCAATCTTCTGACCCTCTTTGATCATCACCCCGCCAATCTCGGTGTCCTGGGTCGCGGTTCGGTCAAATAAGTGAAGTGGTGCATCAAAGCGCAAGAACTCATCAACCGCAGTTGATGCAATGCCCCAGGGGTCAGCTTCGAGCTTAGTCATTTCGGCTGGTGCATTCAGTGCTGCAACAAAGCCATTGCCAAAGCCATTCACGCTGGCCTCGTGGCCGGCGTTCAATAGCAGCACGCAAGTGGCAATTAGTTCGTGGGTGTTTAGCTTCTCGCCATCTTCTTCAACCATGGCGAGCTCTGTAATCAAATCGGCCCCGGGGTTGCGCTTGCGCTCGTGCATGAGATTTTCTACGTATTGGGCAAATTCATCGGCAGCGAGCTGGGCTTGAGCCTTGTGTTCCTCGCTTGGGGCAACCTCATACATTCTTACAATGGCTTGAGACCAAGGCCTGAGTAGGTGCTCATCCTTATCGGGGAATCCGAGCATGGCGGCGATTACCTTCACCGGCAGTGGTTCGGCAAAATCGGCAATTAAATCGAAGCTGCCGGTTTCGGCCTGCTTGGCCTTGGCTTGAATAATTAGCTCTCTGGTGATTCTCTCGACATCGGGTTGCAGGCTGTCAATCTTCTTGGGGTTGAAGGCCTTCATGACCAATGAGCGGAGTCTGGTGTGTTTTGGTGGTTCGGAATCCAAGATCGAGTCGGCGTGCAGCCAGTTGAAGGCATCCCAGGCTTCCTGGGGCTCCTTTGGGGTGAAGATGCGGCCCAGGGTTCTGGTGCGAAGCACTGCATTGGCGTGGTGGTAATTAGATGCCAGAAACATCCCGGAGGGTTCGTGCCAGATCGGTCTACCCTCCTTGCGAAGTTCTTTGAGTGCCGGGTAGGGGTCGTTAATAAAGTCTTGGTTTGTTAGGTCCAGCATGTTTATCCCTTGAGCTTGATTTGTGAAATGTCTAATCTTTCGGCTTCAAAGCCGTTTACTTTTGCATCTGTTGGGTATCCAATAGCTATCCCACAAAGTAATTTATAGTCTTTTGGAACGTCAAATTCCTTTCTCACCACATCGGCCCAAATTGCCGATGCGCCCTGGGCGCAGCTGCCAAGACCATGGGCGTGGGCCGAAAGCATGAGGTTTTGCATAAACAACCCAGCATCAGAAACCGAGTGGACCCCGATGCCAGAGTGAGTGAATATAAATAGCGAAACGGGGGCTCCAAAAAACTCGTAGTTCTTGCCCCATTGCTCATCGCGACCCTTTCGGTCGCTTCTTTCTATGCCCAACATCCCGTAGAGCTCAGAGCCAACCTTTTGGCTTCTTGGCCGAATGTCTGCCGGGTAGCGCAGGGTCATTTTGTAATCACTGGTGGGCAGACCATCGCGGGTGATGAAGAGTTTGGCTTTTGCCCATAAGCCCCCTGAGAGCCCCGCAGAGGCCTTTGCCCAGCGACTTAGAAAGCCAGTGCTAATGCGCTGCAGTTTCTCCCCCTGAGCGATGCCAATAAGGTACGGGCGGGTGTTTGACCATGATGGTGCGCTCATGGCATCGGTTAGTAGTTGGTCCAGCAATTCTTGGGGAACCGGGGTGGGCAAAAAGTCTCTCGTGGTTCTTCTCGAGCTAGCGAACTCGCTAAAGGCTTGGGCTTCTAACTGGCTTTTGGGCATGAAAAGAATCTACGCCAGATGTTGGTGTTTTATCGGGTGGTAGCTTGATTACGTGCAAGAGATTATTGCCGGCCTCAGTGCGGCCGATGTGGTGCGAATTCGCGCCAGCGGGGGATTCAATGAACTTTCAAGCGCAAAGGCTAGAAGTCCAATTATCAGGATTCTTAGAATCCTGACTCAGCCGATGTTTTTGCTTTTGATCATTGCTGGAGTTGTGAGCATGATTCTGGCTGAGCCGCTTGATGCGGCGGTGCTATTGGTGATGGTTTTCGGAGTCATGGCAATCACCATCTACCAAGAAGGCAGAGCTGAAAAAGCCCTCGGAGCCCTTAGTCAATTAGCCGCCCCGAAGGCAAATGTGCTACGGGATGGGGAATGGGAAACCTTGCCTGCCAGGGAGTTGGTGGTGGGGGATATTTGCCGCATCCACGAGGGTGATCGAATCCCAGCCGATGTCGAGTTGCTTGAAACCACAAATTTGCTACTTGATGAGTCAATGCTCACCGGAGAGTCTTTGCCAGTGGCCAAGACTGTTTCCGAGTCGGCATTCGGCGGAGCTTTGGTGAACACCGGGCGGGCAATCGGTCGAGTAATCGCGATTGGGCAAGAAACCGAGCTGGGCAAAATAGGAGCTTCGATCTCCCAAGCCCCTGATCACCAAACTCAGCTGCAGCAGGACGTGAACAAGATTGTGAAGATTGTCGGGGTGATTGCAGGCCTATTGGCCATTGCTATCACTTTGATTCTTGGCTTCACCCGCACCAGCTGGCTGGATGCCGTTCTGGCTGGGATCGCTAGTGCGATGGCGATGATCCCCGAAGAGATACCGGTTGTGTTGACCCTGTTCTTTGCCATTGGAGCTTGGCGGATGTCGCAGGAAAAGGTGCTCACAAGAAAATCTGCGGTAATTGAAACCCTGGGCTCGGCAACCGTGATTTGCGTTGATAAAACCGGAACCCTCACCCTGAATCAGCTGTCGGTGGACGAGCTAATTCAGGACCCATCGGCAACCGAGCTAAAACTCTTCGCAGGGCTTGCCAGCCCGATCGACTCGGTGGACGCTGTTGACCGGGCTTTTAGTGACCTGGCCGAAGGGGCCACGGGGCGCTCATTGGTCAAAGAATATCCGATGACTGCTGACACTCCGGCTATGACCATGGTTTGGGATCAGGGTGATAACTACCTGGTTGCCATGAAGGGCGCTCCGGAGACGGTGGCTGAACTTTGCGGGGTTGATGCTCAGAACGTGCTTCAAGAGGTTCAGCTGGCAAGTGCCGGTGGCAAGAGGATAATCGGGGTTGCGGGTCTAGTTATTCCAAAAGGAGAGCTGCCCAAAGACCAGTCGGACTTCAAGCTAAAATTTCAAGGTTTAGTTGCCCTTCGGGACACGGTTAGACCTGGAGTCCCAGGGGCGATAGCTCAGTGCCACGAAGCTGGCATTCGGGTGATCATGATCACCGGAGACTTTATTGGCACAGCTCGTGAGATTGCTGCCGAGGTGGGGTTAGCGGACACTGGTGAACTAACCGGTGCTGAGCTTGATTCGCTAAGTGATGAAGAGCTAGCTATTCGAGTGAAGACGCTTAGCGTGTGTGCTCGAATGACACCGGCTCATAAGTTGCGGCTAGTCAAAGCTTTGCAAGCAAACGGCGAGGTTGTTGCGATGACCGGGGACGGTGTGAATGACGCCCCGGCACTCAAGACGGCAGACATTTCAATCGCCATGGGGCTCAGGGGCACTGACGTGGCACGTGAGGCTGCAACTCTTATCATTACCGACGATGACTTCACGTCGATAGTTGCTGGCATCAAAAGAGGTAGGGCGATCTATGCGGGAATCCGTAAATCGGTGGCCTACATAATCGCGGTGCACGTGCCGCTGTTAGGCATGGCTTTGATCCCGATTCTTACTTTGGACTGGCCAATAATCCTGCTGCCGGCGATGGTGGCATTTTTGGAAATCATCATTGACCCGGCCTGCACCATTGCGTTTCAGGCTGAGCCTGCAGAGCCCGAGATTATGCAAAGAAAACCCAGACCAGTTGGGGAGTCGCTCTTCAACTTTGAGACGCTGGGCATCTCTTTGATTCAGGGGGTAGTGGTTTTGCTGGCCGTGCTGGCTCAGTATTTTTGGCTGGTCTCTTTAGGCCGGCCAGCGGACGAGGTTAGAAGCGCCACTTTGATTCTGATGGTGCTGTCGAATCTGGCGCTGATTCTGACGAACCGCTCTTGGAATTTGAGCCTTGTGAAAACCATGTTGACTCGGAAAAACCCGAGCGTGAAGTGGATTCTTGGTTTGACTCTTTTGGGACTGTTCTTGCTTACTCAAATCGAGGTGGCTGCTCAAGCCTTCAACCTTGGCCCCACGACGGTGTGGGACTGGGCGCTCGGGTTTGTGCTGGCGGTGGCGAGCATCTTATGGTTTGAGGTTTATAAGGTGCTAACCAGAGCAAAGCGGATGGATTAGTTGATCCTTAGCGGTAGTTAGCGAATACCGTGGGCAACAGCGCACCGATGATTATCATCACCGGAATGGTTAGGGTGAGCACCCAGATTTGGACTAGGTCCCAATCAATCTTTTTCATTTTCTTCTCCTTTGCCTCTCTAACATGCTACTCGGTAGATTCGGGGTAAAAAAGAAGGGCTGGTGTTTTCACACCAGCCCTTCTTTTTAGTTTGGTTTAAGCGTGTTCGCGGTTTTCTACCTTTGCGAACTCGGCGTCATCCTCAGCGCTCTTCATGCGAGCGATGGAGAAGATCATTAGACCGAAGAGGCACTTAGCCAGGATGTCGGCTATTGAATAGCCAACCTCACGAGCTATGAAGCCACCCTCTGACGCAACTGCGCCCATGTTGAAGATGAAGGCGATTGGGTAGACACCCCAGGTTGCCAACAACAACAAACGTAGTTCCTTGATCCTGCGCTGTACTGGAGCTGACTGACGCTCTAGTGACTTGCCAAGCTCTACGAATAGTACGTAGAGGATGTAAAGGAATGGGATGGTCGAGAATAGACCCCAGAGTGATGCGTCACCTTCGTAAAGAAGGTCTAGACGAGCGTCTCCTGGGTAACCAAGACCAATCATCAGCGCCGCTGCTGGGATCAAGCGAACTAGCAATGAGCGCTGAACTGCAGCAGCTAGTGCTAGAACCGCAATGGTCTCAACCAGTAGCAGTGGAACAGTTAGGAACCAGTCGACGTAACGGTAGCCCACGTTGTAGGTTGCGCCGTCAACTGCTTCTGGACCGAACACTTCAATGAAGTTGTCGAACATACGGAAGTAGTGGTAAGCCGCGATACCGGTAACGGTAGCGGAAACCATGATTGCCATCCGGTACTTAGGAAGTACGCGGTCTTTCGCGAAGAACAAGAAGATTGTGGTGAAAAGCATGCTCGCGATTCCAAGCGAGAGCACGTTGTAAACGACTAAGTAGCCGCCAGCGGATAAATCCATG is a genomic window of Candidatus Aquiluna sp. UB-MaderosW2red containing:
- a CDS encoding carbohydrate ABC transporter permease encodes the protein MATMTDRPKKSVRRRNFSGRDKVTLGFFIGIPTFLHVALVWFPAFATILLSFTYWTGIRIEDITWAGLDNYENIFFNTPIFWDALRVNVIWLFWFALIATPLGILLAYQIDREIRGHKFYQTAYYLPVVLSLAVIGVIWNFLLRPDGFVNGALGLPISESVSFFGDDRYNIWVILIMASWRHIGYIMLLYLAGLKAVDMALREAASIDGATEWQTFRKVVFPAMQPVNIIVIVITIVESLRAFDLIYIIYGGSGGLPILGVLVFQNIAGEGASMKGAAYAVILFLLSIVPIIAYLRQQFREDVK
- a CDS encoding nitroreductase gives rise to the protein MPKSQLEAQAFSEFASSRRTTRDFLPTPVPQELLDQLLTDAMSAPSWSNTRPYLIGIAQGEKLQRISTGFLSRWAKASAGLSGGLWAKAKLFITRDGLPTSDYKMTLRYPADIRPRSQKVGSELYGMLGIERSDRKGRDEQWGKNYEFFGAPVSLFIFTHSGIGVHSVSDAGLFMQNLMLSAHAHGLGSCAQGASAIWADVVRKEFDVPKDYKLLCGIAIGYPTDAKVNGFEAERLDISQIKLKG
- a CDS encoding ABC transporter substrate-binding protein, whose protein sequence is MLNKIAGHQVDRRLLLKGAAAGGLGVAGATMLAGCAPAASGPMSFGARTVDESPTKQLEALVAAYTAKSGNEVSYNATESNAFQNNLSQYLQGTPDDCFQWMAGFRMQFFAEQGLLEDVSDVWNDIGSQYSDSYKIASTGLDGKQYFVPQSWYPWGLHFRKSMMSEIGMKPEDLYNWDDFMGALEELKGQGLVPLAAADKGGWEAMGTFDILNARLNGYQFHVDLLAGREKWTDDRVKEVFRHWEMLLPYQNTNVLDLEWDGAMQLLLQKQAGFFLMGSWFGGNFKEQSDADYEDLMIIPWPEMNPDHARDTIDAPLDGFCVASNGGNPSVGKDFIKFAGDMEGVQAMLDTGVPMTSANKGQDTSTYDAFQLAQLAVMDEAKYITQFLDRDTRPDFATPAIGPAFQAWFKDPSSTDSILDSLQSQWDALPPL
- a CDS encoding carbohydrate ABC transporter permease produces the protein MTATLEPIDEKAVFQKRRNTQKIKDRFISGFIGIFALVWLFPILWTMYSSLRPYAEIRANGIFSFPKVLNLDNYVEAISRMELPTYFFNTALITLPSVFLILLLGSVMAFIVTRYSFKFNVAMLLLFTAGNLLPAQLVFIPVFKMYLAIGDLVGDRRILYDSPLGVILIHVAFQMGFATFVLSSYMKTIPKEISESAQIDGASVFTHFFRVMLPLLRPPLASLGVLMTTWIYNDFFWALVLMSTDKKRPITSALGRLQGEFVTDYNLLAAGAMIAALPTLIVFFVLRKQFVSGLTLGATKG
- a CDS encoding cytochrome P450, with the translated sequence MLDLTNQDFINDPYPALKELRKEGRPIWHEPSGMFLASNYHHANAVLRTRTLGRIFTPKEPQEAWDAFNWLHADSILDSEPPKHTRLRSLVMKAFNPKKIDSLQPDVERITRELIIQAKAKQAETGSFDLIADFAEPLPVKVIAAMLGFPDKDEHLLRPWSQAIVRMYEVAPSEEHKAQAQLAADEFAQYVENLMHERKRNPGADLITELAMVEEDGEKLNTHELIATCVLLLNAGHEASVNGFGNGFVAALNAPAEMTKLEADPWGIASTAVDEFLRFDAPLHLFDRTATQDTEIGGVMIKEGQKIASLLGSANRDESIFEDADQLNLSRHPNPHIGFGAGIHFCIGAPLARMEMTTSLPMLIEAFPNLKLVQEPVRRMTFVLRGYDSVLISN